Below is a genomic region from Sutterella megalosphaeroides.
GACGCTTCGTCGATCACGAGGACGTCGCAGGGCAAGGGGTTCGTCTTCGAGGGACGTTCCCCGGAAGCGGTTTTCGTGACGAGCCACTTGTGAAGCGTTCGTCCTTCGACCACGGCGTCGCTCTTTCCCGCGAGCACCGCCCCCATGCGCGGGAGCAAATGAACAAGCCGGTCCGAAGCGACGCTTTCCTGAATGGACTGCGCCATGCGACTCGTGGCTTTCCCCGTCGGGGCCGCCAGGTAGATGCGCAGATTCGGCTTTTCCGCAAGGAGGCACTCCAGCATCAGAACGACGCTCGTCGTTTTCCCTGTCCCGGGGCCGCCGCAAATCACGGCGAGGTTTTCGTCGAGCGCCTTGCGAACGGCCCCCGCCTGGTGTTCGTCGGCGTGAATCGCGTCCGTGAGGCGGCGCATTTCGGAGAGCACCGCCTCGGAGGGCTTATCGGGCGTTTGGGAGGCAATCCGAACGAGTGCGTCTGCAAGGCTTGCTTCCTGCGCGAAGTAGCGCGCCGCGTAGATGCGCTCGCCGTCTTCGACCCAGGGCGCAACCAGCGTTTCGGGCGCTGTGGCGCACTCGCGTCTGAGGAGCAACCCGAGCGCTTCGAGTTCGTCGAAGAGGCGCTCGAGCCGCTCGTTGGCGGTGTCGCGATCGAAGAGCTCGGGCATCGTCTCGGCGAGCGCTGCCAAAAGGTCTTGGCGGCGTACGCACACGCTCCCTTTGTGCGAGGCCTCGGCAAAGGCGCGCATCAGCGCGTCCGCCGCCAGAGCCGCCTCGTCGGAAAGCGCTCGCCCCGCGCGGCGTTCGGCCATACGCAAAAAGGCCGCCCCGAGAGGGAGGAGTTCGTCCTGCAGAGCACTCGTCGTCGATTCGTTCAACGCTTCTTCCGTCATTTCTTTCGTCTTCGATTCCGTCATAACACGCTCCCTTCTCAATTCGAGCGCGCCCCGGAGCGCCCGATTTCGGCTTCAGCCTTCCGGACCGTTTCTTCCGACCACCCGTTGGCAAAGAGTTCGTCGAGGCACCAAAGAACGGCGGGATGCACTTCGTCGACGACAACGCCTGGGCGTCGTCCGTCGGCGTCGAGCTCGTCCTCGGCCGAGAGCCCGCGCAGAAAGACGTAAATCGCCCCTCCGATCATCGACTCGCGGAATTCGTCGCCCAAGCGCGCCCTGAGGCACCGCCTCAGAGCCACGCCGTAAAGGAGGTACTGAAGGCGGTAATGATGGCGGGTCATTTCGACCGCCATCGCTTCTTCGGTAAAGCCCTCGCGCTCGTCGGCAATGGCGTTGCTCTTCCAGTCGAGAATCCAGAAGCGCCCGCCCGCGCCGAACGCCAAGTCGATGAAGCCCGTGAGGTAACCCGTGAGCGACGCCTCCGTCAAACCCGGCACCGCGTAACGGGGGTCGAGCCTCGCGAGCGCTTCGCCCAAGCGGGCGGCCGTCAAGTTCGACGGCATCGAAAGGAGAAACTCCATTTCGGCCGTGCGCGCTTCGGGCGGGACGTCGCGCAACCGAACCCCGGGCAGAAGCTCCGAATTGAGGACGTCGCCGATCATGCGCGCAACGGCCGCGGCAGCCAAAGGCTTTTCCGCTTCGGAAAATTCCAGCGTCTCCCCGATGACGCGCTCGGCGTGCGCCGTGCGCATCGCGCGAACCGCCTCGGTTTCGGGCGCCATCGCTTGAAAGTCCGCCGTTTCCAAAACGCGATGCAACGCGTCGCCCGCTCGGGGGCCGCGCGGGAAGGTGAGAATCCGATCGGAGAGTTCCAAACGCTTTCTCGGAGCGAAGTGCGCCGCCGCGGGTTCGTCGTCGCCGAGCGTACGGGTAAGGCCCGTGAAGCTCGCCGTACGCCACGCAGCCCAAACGTCGTGCGCGGGCGAGACACCGAAGTCGTCTTCGTCGGGCATCGGACGCGCGGCATCGTACCGTTCGACCTCACCCTGCGCCTTCGCGAGAACGTCGTCGGTTTCACGCCATCGGATACCCTCTGCGCCCGCCAGGTCTTCGATCGCCTGCAGTTCGCGAAGCGCCTCTACGACCCCCACCTGCGTCGGATCCCAGCTGCGGGTGAGCGACCAGAAGAAGGGATTCTTCAGGCGGTTCGCACGCCACTCGGCGCTCCGTTCGCTCTTGCGAATCATCGTCGCCCCGACCACGAGACGGGCCGAGGCGCGCGTGAGCGCGACGTAGCCGAGACGGGTGAGCTCTTCCATCCCCTCTTCGGCCAAGTCGTCCGCTTCGGTGACGGGAACAGGCGAGACTTCCAGTACGGCTTCGCCCGTCTTGGGATTCACCCGCCGGAAGGTGGCGGATTTCTGCTTGGAGTAACCCTTGTGCGCGTACGGCCAATAGACGATCGGGTACTCCAGGCCCTTGCTCGAATGAATGGTTTCCACCGTCACGAGGTTCGCGTCGCTCTCCAAGCGCATCTTCGCAGCTTCGTCGTCCTTCGTGTCGGTCATCTTGCGCTCGAACCAACTGATGAGACCCGCAGGCGTCTGGTAGCGGCGCCCCGCTTCGTGAAGGAGTTCGACGAGATGCGCGTAGTTCGCAAGGCGTCGCTCGCCGAGCCGCACCGGAAGGAGGCGCTCGGCCAAGTGTTCGCCCGTCGTCACGGATTCGACGGCCGCCGCGACCCCGCGCTGCATCCAGAGTTCCCGCGCCGCCTCGAGCCGCTCGCGCACGGCAATGCGGCGCGCTTCGTCGTCGGCGCGCACGTCGGCAAGCGTCTCGCCGAAAAGGCGCGTCGTGCGGACGGCCTTCATGAGGCGCTCGTCCGCGGGGGCCGAGACGGCGCGAAGCAAGAGGAGCAATTCCATCGCTTCGTCGGTCGCAAAGACGCTCTCCTGCGAGGAGATGCGAACGCGAATGCCTAGCTTTTGAAGTTCCGCAATGATGCCGCGGGCTTCGTCGCGGCTGCGAACGAGCACCGCCACGTCGCGCGCTTCAAGGGCGCGCATCGGGCGCGACTTCCCGTCGACATCAAGCGTCTCGCACACGAGCGACGCGTCGTCCTTCTCGTCTTCCCACGGAAGGAGCGCTTCACCCGCGCGCCCGCGTTCGACCCAAAGCTTGATGTCGAAGGCGACCGCCCGGTCGAGTTCGCCGTCGTTTTCGTCGGCGGATCCGAGGGGCTCGGTGCGGCCCCAGATTTCAAAGGGAAGCGCGGGAGAGAAGTCCCCGTTTTCTTTCACCCAAAGCCCCGCGCGACGTCCGCTCGCGTCGACGCTTCGGTATTCGAGCCCCGGTCGCATGAAGGGCGTCCCCGCCCCCGGACGCGAATAAAAGGCGTTGAGCGCTTCGACAAGCGGCTTCGACGAACGGAAGTTGGTCGAGAGCCGCGGCAGACGCCCGTCGGGCACTCCGCTCACGACGGCGCGCGCACGCAGGTAGGTGTTGAGGTCCGCCGAACGGAATCGGTAAATCGCCTGCTTCGGGTCGCCCACGAAAAAGAGCGACCGTCGAAGGCGCTCCTCGACGGAAAGGCCCGACAGAAAGAGCTTGTCGAAAATCGCAAACTGGATGGGGTCCGTATCCTGAAATTCGTCGATCAGAACGCCGCGGTAGGTGCGTCGGATCCCCGCCGTGAAGTGTCCGTCCGTGTCGGCCGCGATCGTCCGCCACATGCCCGTCAGCATGTCGTCGAACGTTTGAATGCCGCGACGGGCTTTCTCTTCGGCCACGCGCTCGGGCATTTCGGTCACGAACCGCTCGAAGGCCGCGTTCACGGCGGGCGACGTGTCGTCGTCCGCAGGGGCGGCCCGATGCCGCACGAGGTCGGCGGGCTGCCCGTCGAGCGCCCTCAGGATTCGCTCCCAGCTTTCCGTGCGCAGAAGCGCCCGTCGATCGCCCTCGTCGGGAAGGCGATCGAGTTCGCGCCGCAGGAAGTCTTCGACCGCGTCCGAAAAGACGTCGCCGTCGTCGTCCGACAGCTCTTCGGAGAGATTCCCCGACGCCGTAAAGGCGTGGTTCTTGAGCATCTTCTGGCAGAAGGCATGAATCGTGAGGATCGACGCGTTGTCAAATCCCGTGAGGCTTGCCCGCACGCGCGCGCACGCGGTCTCCCGATCGAGCCCCGCCGCCTCCCAGGTCCTCACCTGCCGTACGATCAGATCGTCCGTTTCCTCTTCGGTTTTTTCGCCGGAGAGGTAAGCGCTCGCTTGCGCCAAATGGTGCTGAATTCTTGCGGAGAGTTCCGCCGTAGCCGCGCGGGTGAAGCTCACGACGAGGAGCTTTTCGATCGAGAAATCGAGTTCCGCGACGAGTCGCAAAACGAGGTGCTTGATGGAGAAGGTCTTACCCGTGCCCGCAGACGCTTCCAAAAGGGTCGTACCGAGAAGCGGCGCCGACTCCACGTTGAAGACGTCGTCCGCGGGTCGAGCGGGCGCGTCGGCTGCAGGCTCCGGATCGGCCCCCGCCGCATACGCGCCCGTGAGGTCGATGTCGTCGACTTCCCCGTCGGAGCCCGCAAGCTCTTCGTCGGTGAGTCCCTCCCAGGCGCCGTCCATGAGTTCCCGAAAGTATTCGGGAGGCGCAATCGCCTCGTGCGCTGCCGAAGCACCGAGCGAAGCGTCGAACGACACTTCGGGCGGCATCTCCTCGATCGGCAGGTCTTCGATCGGCAAATCGTCAAGCGACAGCTCTTCGCAGGCCGAAGCTTCGAGCGAAGCCGCTTCGCAATCATCCCGAAACACGGGGGCCTTGGATTTCCGTTCCGTCATAGTTTTTCGGAACCGTTGAGGGCGTGAAGCGCCCTCAGCGGTCCCTCTCCTCCGTGATTTCAGTTCGTCGATTCGGGTTCTTCGTCGGCACCCGCACCGAGCGGAAGCCCCATGGCGGCGAGAAACGCCCCCAGGCGAGCGGCAACCTCCGCGGGGTCGTCCCCCGCGACCGCCAAGGATTTGAGGGCGTCGATTTCGTTTTCGCGACGCCGCTGCGCCTCCCCTGCGTCTTCGCCGCGCCAAAGAATGCGGGTGGCGGCGCCGCCCGCGACTTCTTCGATGCGCTTTGACTTCGCATCCAACCCGAAGACAAACGGCGCGTCGTCCGCTCCCTGAGCAGCCCGACGTTCGAGAGCGAGCAGGGGCGAAGCGAGCGCTTCTAGGAGAACCTTTGCCTCCGCGGGCGTGAAATTCGGCATTTTCAAAAGACCGTCCGCACCGGGCGGAGGCGCCTTCGGTTTCGAGCGCGTGGTTTTCGTGGGCTTTTTCTCCGCGGCGGGCGGGCAGACCACGACGGTATCGAGCTCCATCCCCGCCGCGCGGCAGATCGCATGGTCGATGAGGAGCTTGAAGAAAGCCCCCGACGTGATTTTTGCTTCCGAGACCGCGCGGCGCACGGCTTTGAGTCCGCCCTCTTTCGTACGGTAAAGGTCTCCCTGACGGTGTTCGATCGTGAGGCCCGAGGCGAGCTTCACCGACACCGCGGGGTCGTCCAGCTTTTCAAGACCCGAGACGGTCGTGCGCCAGCGCGAAGCAACGCTCTCCGCCGTATCGAGTTCGTCTTCGACCGACCACTCGCGGATCCCCGCGGCGCCGAACCGACCGTCAAGCGCCCAGCGTTCGCGAATCGATTCGAGCGTTTCACCCGCAAGGAGCGCGCCGAGCGCTTCGTCCTTGCGCTGCCACTTCGAGAGGCCGTCCGACGGCGTGAACATCGACAGGGGTTCCGTTTCGGAAAGCTTCGGGTACCGCACGTCGCACAAGGAAAGCGTCGTCGTCGCGGGCTTCGCCCACCAAGCCTTGAGAAGCGTCGAAGGCAACCCTTCGCGTCGCCACTCCCCGACGATCTCAAGCCCCGTGTCCGCAAAGGCCCGTTCGTCGGCACGGTATTCGCAGGCATCGGCCGCGCGGAGCGCCGCCAAAAGTGCCGCATCGTGGCTGCGCCAACCCGGACCGCGCGTGTCCGACGGCGCGAGGAACGCGTCCGGCGAATAGCGGTTGAGGGGAATTCGTTTCGTGAGCCTTGCGCTCAGGGTCTTGAGACGCTCGTCGTCCTCTTCGAGAGAAAGAATCCAGGCGCGCAGTTCCTCCGCAACGACGGAGGGCAGCCGCTCGGCCGTTCCCGTCCCCGCCACGTAGGAAACGTAAAAGCGCGATCGGGCGGCAAGCAGGAGATCGAGAAAAGCGTTTCGGTTGTCGATGCGCGAGTCGCGGTCGCCGCGCCGGGGCGCGGCCCCCATCAGGTCGAATTCTTCGCGTCGCGTCGTACCCGGGAAAGCGCAGTCGTCGTTCAAGCCCACGAGTGCGATCACCTTGTAGGGAAGCCCTCGCAGCGCCGTCATGCTCGTAAAGGTCACGCAATGGGTGGGCTTCCCCGCCGAGGCCGTCCCTTCGACGCGGCCCGCAAGCGCGGAGAGGAAAAGCTCGAACGAGACGCGAATCGGCTCGACTTCGTCGGCCGTTTCCATTTCGCCCGCCAACTGCACGATCGCCGTACGCAGGGGCGCAAAGAGCCCCGTCGCGTCACTCGGGAAAAAGACCGTGAGCGCATCCGTCATCCATTCGACCCACACGGCGGGCTCGTGTTCGCCCTCCGTACGGCGTCGGAACGCTTCGAGGTCCGCCGCCGCGCGCGCAAGCGCTTCGAGCAGTTCGGGGCGGTCCACCACCGACACCCAACCGTCCGCCTCCGACCCGCGCACCGGAATCACGTCGCCCCAGGGGCTCTTTGCGGCGTCCGGAAGGAAGTACCCGAGCGCAAGCCGCTCGACGGCGCGCGCGAGCGTCATGTCCTTCACCGTGCCGTAAGTCGCGGGGTCAATGGCCGCCAGGTGTTCGTCCGAGAGCCCGAAGCGGAAACCCGCGGCCTTGAGCCAATCGGAAAGGATCGAGAGGTCTTCGACCGCAAAGCCGTAGCGGCGCGCCACGAGCGGAAGCGACAGCCACGCAAGGAGCGCTTCGGAGCGCACGCGCCCCGTCAGCAAGCGACCGAGCTCAAGAAGCGTCTCGCCCGGCGAGTCCGCTTCCACGGCACGCATCCCCGTTGCGCGCCATTCGATGCGACGCCCCGCGGGAAGGCTCCCGAAGACGCGCTCCACGAGCGGCAACAGAGCCGAGATGTCGGGCGTCACAACGAGGACGTCGTCGGGAGTCAAGGGCTCATCGTCGTTGCGGGTCGATTCGAAGAGCGTCTGCAACCATTCGGCAAGGCCCTCCAATTCGCGCACGGCCGTGGGCGCGGCCGCAAACCGCACCGAGTCGTCGTCGGCCGCAAGGAGTTCGGGGAAGGCCTCCCCCGTCTTCGCGTCGTGCGTCACGCGCGTGGGATCGAGCAACAGGATCGAATCCTGAATGCGCCGCAGAAGCCTCGGGTCGTTCGCCTCGAGGTAGTAGCTCTGCATCTCGACGTCCGTTTCGACTTCGAGGTCCTGAGGACGACGGAAGTACCGCGCCATGAAGGCGTCGTACGTCGTTCGCGTGCGATCGATCGCACGGATGGTGTCGGGACCGCCCTCGTCCGCTGCCGAATCCTCGGCTTGCGCATTCCGGTCGTCCGACTGCGTGAAGCGCCACAGACGATCGATGTTCGCGCGGGTGCTTCGTCCGTTGTCGGCAAGAATCGGATGACCGATTTCGCGGTGCTCGTCGCCGCGCACGGCAAATAGCCGTCGCGGAACGAGGTCGAACCAGTATTCGCTCGACGGGTTGAGAAGGTAAAACCAGATTTCGCGACCCGACGTCGCATAGGCCTTCAGGATCGGGAGCATGAGGGGCGGAACGACGAAGGGGACGAAGACGTGCAACGCCCCCGGCATCGCCACCGCACGGCCGTCTTCGAACGTCAGACGCCGCTCGTCGGGGCGCACGTTTTCGATCCGCGCCAGAGTCCCCGGGAAGGCTTCGAGAAAGCGCCGTCCCTGCCAGCGGGGATTTTTCGAGAGTTCCCCCCAGAGGTCGCGCTGCCACGCCCAGTCGGGGTGCGCTTCGAGCGCGCGGTCTTCGCGCCGGCGGTTTTCGTCGCTCTCCACCCCCTTCATCGCTTCGGCATGAAGCCCCAACCACGAGAAGATCCAGTCGAGTCGATACGTGGCGTAGGAAACGAAGAGCCCCGAGATGCGACGCGCGAGCGCGTAGATGTCGCGGTCGGTCTTTCCCTTGAGGTAATTTTTCAGGCGTTCGTGCCCCGGGGCCTCCCGAAAGCTCTCCGGGCCCGTGCGACGCAGAATCGCCCAGATCATCCACTCGGCTTCGTTCCCAACGACGTTCGCAAGAGGCTCCTTCGAGAAAAAGCCCATCCAGGTCGAAAGCGTCATGAAGTCGAGCCCCGCACAGACGGCGTCCTTGCGGGCGACGGCGCGCTGCACGTCGAGCGCCACTCCGACCGAGGGCGTGATGATCGGCACGCGTTCGAACGCCCGCTCGAAGAGCGTCGAGGGATTTTTAGCCGGACCCACGGCGAGCGCTTCGATGTTGTGCAGAAGGACGGCGCGAAGCACCTCGTAGCTGTTACTGTAGACCGTATGAATCATGGAAGCTCGACGGGCGAAAAGTGAAAAAAGCGGCCGCACCCGACGGGAGCGACCGCTTGGCAGTCTGTGACGCTCGACCCGCCGGGGGATCGATCCATCATAGCGACACCCTGCGTCACACGGTGACGCAAAAAAACGCGCACTCAACCGAGCACGAGTTTGACGGCGAAAAAGTAAAAGACGAGACCGACGATCGTGTTGCCGATCCGCCCGAAGACCGGGCGGCGGCCGAAGAATTTCAGAAGCGGCTGCCCGATCTGCGCGAGGCTCGTCATGTAGCAGACGCTCCAGAACTGGAGGATCAGCGCGAGAACGAGAAAGGCGAGCGCCGGATGCCCCTTCGACGCGTCGATGAACGGCATGAAAAAGGAGAGGAAAAAGAGAATCGCCTTCGGGTTCGTGAGTGACAACGTGAGCGCCGTCCTAAAGGCTGCAACGCCCGTCAGCACGTCGCGCCACGGCGCTTCCTTTCCCGGCGTTTCCACGGCCACCCCCGCTTCGTGCGCGAAGACCGGGCGCCAGGTGCCCCAGAGAACGCGCGAGGCGAGGTACGCGAGGTAAGCCGCGCCCGCGAGCTTCACGGCGAAAAAGATCCCGGGGTTTGCGGCAATGACGGCCGCAACGCCGAGGTAGGTGGCAAGCATCAGGACGGTATCGCCGAGAAAGACACCGCACGCGCCCGCAAGCGCGACGCGCGGGCCCGACGTGATGCCCGTTTTAAGCACGAAGATGCTGTTGGGGCCGGGACAAAGAACGATGAGAAGCGAGCCGAGCGCGTACGTACCGACGTCGACGACACCGATCGATTCGAGCATGGTGAGGGAGAAGCGAGAAAGAAAAAAGGAAAATCGTCGGGAGGCTCTCTTTCGGAGCCTCTCCGAAGCCAAACACCGGACCGGCCGCGCGCCCTCAGGCGGTGAAATAGACGAGCAGCAGAACCCCCGTCATCGTGAAAGCGAGCGCGATCTTGAGGACGGTTCCCGCAATCATACCGATCCAGGTGGCCATACCAACGCGTCCCGCATGGAGAAGATCGCGTTTCGCCCAAAATTCACCGATCGCCGCACCGACAAGCGGCCCGAAAAGGAGCCCGAAAAGCCCGAGGAACATCCCGATCACCGTACCGATGATCGATCCCACGATCCCCGCGCGGCTTGCGCCCGCGCGCTGAGCGCCCGCCGTCTGCGCGAGCGAGTCGACCGCGACGCCGATCACGGCGAGCACCGCGAGAAAGGCGATCGTCTTCCAACCCACCTTCTCGAAGTCGTCCGCCCAACCGACGAGCCAGGCGCCTCCGGCGATCATCGGGAGCCCCGGAATGGCAGGAACGACCGTTCCGGCAAAACCCGCGGCGATGAGTACGAAAGCGCCCAGCCAGCAGGCGAGCGCAAACCAGTCGAACGTCGTCAGCCATTCCATGGAAATTCTCCTCTCGTTTGCTGTCGTCGGAAAGCGGCGGTCAGCTTTCGATGCCGCCCCAGTAACCCTCGTCGGCGGTGGGCTCGAACCGGGTGTTGCCGCCCATGAAAGTCATGCGCAACGTACCGATGGGGCCGTTACGTTGCTTAGCGATGATGATTTCGGCCGTGTTCTTGTCGGGGGTGTCCTTGTTGTAGACCACGTCGCGGTAAATGAACATGATGATGTCGGCGTCCTGCTCGATGGCGCCCGATTCGCGAAGGTCCGACATCATCGGACGGCGGTCCGAGCGGCTGTCGACGCTTCGGTTCAACTGCGAGAGGACGATGACCGGCACGGAAAGCTCCTTCGCGAGCCCCTTGAGACCGCGCGAAATTTCGGAGAGTTCCTGCGCGCGGTTGTCCGAATCGCGCCGGCCCTGCCCCTGCATGAGCTGAATGTAGTCGACCACGATGAGGCCGAGCGGCCCCGCCTGGTTGACGAGGCGTCGGGCGCGGCTCGAGAGTTCCGAAATCGTGAGCCCCGGCGTGTCGTCGATATAGACGGGCTTATTTTCCAACCGATGGACGGCCGCCGTGAATTTGTCCCATTCCTCGTCGCTCAGGTGGCCTTTCCTCAGGTTCTGTGCGTCGATGCGCCCGACCGACGAGATGAGACGCTGCGCGAGCTGTTCGCTCCCCATTTCCATGGAGAAGACGGCCACGGGCAGCTCCTGGTTGATCCCGACGTTCTCGGCGATGTTGAGCGCGAGCGAGGTTTTCCCCATCGAGGGTCGACCCGCGAGAATGATGAGGTCGCCCCGCTGCAGGCCCGCCGTCACGTTGTCAAGGTTGCGGTACCCGGTCGAGACCCCCGTCACGTCGGACGAAGACCGGTTGTTGTAGAGCTCGATGATGCGTTCCGACACGTCGCGCACGAGGTTCGACATCGAGCGAAAGCCCTTTTGCGTGCGGGAATTGCGCTCGTTGATGGCGAGCACATCCTTTTCCGCCTCGTCGAGAATGTCACGCGTTTCGCGGCCCTCGGGCGCGAGCGCGTTCGTCACCATCTTGTCGCCCACGACGATCAGCTGTCGGAGGACCGCCTTGTCGTGCACGATCTCGGCGTAGCGGCGGATGTTCGCGGCCGAGGTCGCATTGTTCGCGAGTTCGGCGAGGTACGCAAAGCCCCCCACTTCCGCGTCGAGCCCCGAGGACTTCAACGCCTCGAACACCGTCACGCAGTCGGCGGGCTGGCCGAGCTGCACGATCTTCATGATGTGCTCGTAGATGAGCTTGTGGTCGCGGCGGCAGAAGTCGTCGGGCGAAATGACGTCGACGATGCTGTCAAGGGCCGAATTTTCGATCATCAGGCCGCCGAGGATCGATTGTTCGCTCTGAATGCTCTGCGGAGGACGCCGTACAGCCGCGGCTTCGTCGTTAAAGTCGGACATGGTGAGAACCTATATGTGGGGTGCCCGAGCACGAGCATCCTAGGGAACGAGGGTTGAATTGTACTGCGCGCGCTCGAACGGGCTCGGGGCCCGTCGTTCGATTCTAGTCGGAACGCGAGCGCGAACGCCCTCGCAGGAGACCGACACGTGCGGCCGGCCCCAAAAGAAAAACGGCCCTCGCAAGGAGAGCCGTTTTTCATCGGTGTCGGAAATTCCGAAGCGATTAGGCTTCCGGAACGACCTTGACCGTCACGTCGGCCGTGATGTCGGTCATGAGACCGATCGTGATCACGTATTCGCCGGTCGCCTTGATGGCGCCGAGCGGCGTGCGAACCTGCGACTTCTTGATCTGGAAGCCGAGGGCGTCGACCGCTTCGGCGATGTCGGCGTTCGTGACCGAGCCGAAGAGGCGGCCGTCAACGCCGCACTTCGAGGCGATCGTGATTTCGGCGCCGTTGAGCTTGCCGGCCACTTCCTGAGCGGCGGCGATGCGTTCGGCCTGAGCCTTTTCAAGTTCGGCGCGGCGCGTTTCGAATTCGGCGATGGCAGCCTTCGTGGCGCGCTTGGCGTGGCCCTGGGGGATGAGGAAGTTACGGCCGTAGCCGTCCTTCACCTTGACGATGTCGCCAAGGTCGCCGAGGTGCGTGATCTTTTCGAGCAGAATGACTTGCATTTTGTTGACTCCTCAGCGCGGATTACTGGTTGTCCGTGTAGGGAAGGAGGGCGAGGAAGCGGGCGCGCTTGATCGCGGTTTCGAGCTGACGCTGGTAGTGCGCCTTCGTACCCGTGAGGCGAGCCGGCATGATCTTGCCGTTTTCCTGGATGAAGTCGCGAAGCGTTTCGACATCCTTGTAGTCGATCTGTTCGACGTGTTCGGCCGTGAAGCGGCAGAACTTCTTACGCTTGAAAAGCGAATTTTGCTGGTTCGAACGGCGAGGCTTGCCCTTGCCCTTAGCACCAAAAGCCATGTTGAGCTCCTTAAATGTATTCCGTTATGTGTACGATCAGTCGACGGGTCTTCAGCGAACGGGGGGCGAGAAAGCCCTTCACCGTAATTTCGGATCCGAGCGGCAAACGGTTGAGTTCGCTCGCACATTTCCCGAATGAAACGGCCGGAAAGTCGTATTCGAGCTTTCTCGGTCGATCCGCTTCGAACACCTCGCCGCGAAAATGAAATTCGCCTTCGAAGGCTTCAATCCCGGCGGGGGTGTAGCGGACTTCCTCGCGTGCAACAAGCGTTGCGCGTATTTCGAGTCGGTTCACTCGGTCGGAATCCTCTGAAGACCGTCTCAATTAGGCCTGGGCTTCCTGGGCCGCGGCGGTGGCGGCTTCGGCGGCAACCTTGCGGGCCTCTTCCTTCTCGACGACCTTCATCATCGGAGAGGGAGCCGTTTCGGCCTTCTTCGTCTTGACCGTGAGGTGGCGCAGGACGGCGTCGTTGAAACGGAAACCGTTCTCGATCTCAGCGAGCGTTTCGTGGCCGCATTCGATGTTGAGGAGAACGTAGTGAGCCTTCACGAGCTTTTCGATCGGGTAGGCGAGCTGACGACGGCCCCAGTCTTCGATGCGGTGGATCGTACCGCCCTGTTCGGCGACGAGGGTCTTGTAGCGTTCAATCATCGCGGGGACCTGTTCGCTCTGGTCGGGGTGCACGATGATGCAGATTTCGTAGTGACGCATTTAGCCTCCTTGCGGAAAAAGCCGCCCGGAGCGTCTATTCCGGTGCAGCAAGGACAGAAAGGACGCGATTGTAGCCGAAATTTTCAGGCGCCGCACGAAAAACCGTCGGTTTTTTCGCAGGGCGCCCGTTCGTCGGCTCCGATCGGCGTCCGTCAGAATTCGGGAGCGCTCGGGCCTTTCTTCCCCCAGCGGCCGATGCCGGCCGCGCGGCGCTGACGGGCGGATTCGAAAAGGCAGATCCCGGAAGCGACCGACACGTTGAGACTTTCGACGGCACCCGTCATCGGGATGCGCGCGAGGTCGTCGCAGCGCTTGCGGGTGAGCTGACGAAGCCCCTCGCCTTCGGCGCCGAGCACCCACGCAAAGGCCCCCGTCTGCACGAAGTCGTCGATCGTCTTTTCGGCTTCGCCCGCCGTACCCACGACGGTCACGCCCGCGTCGCGCAGTTCGACGATCGCCGACGCGAGGTTCGTCACCGTCACGACGGGCACCGTTTCGGCGGCCCCCGCGGCGGCCTTCGCAGCGGCGGGCGTCATGTGGGCCGAGCGGTCGCGCGGCACCACGACCGCCTGAACGCCCGCGGCGTCCGCCACGCGCAAGCACGCGCCGAAGTTGCGCGGGTCGGTGACGCCGTCAAGGATGAGGAGCAGCGTCTCGGGCGTGATCTCGTCCAAAAGATCCGCGAAATCGAGTTCCGCTTTCTTTTCTTCGGCAAGCGCCACGATCCCCTGGTGCGGCACGTCGGGGGCCATCCCCGTCAGGCGG
It encodes:
- a CDS encoding exodeoxyribonuclease V subunit gamma — its product is MIHTVYSNSYEVLRAVLLHNIEALAVGPAKNPSTLFERAFERVPIITPSVGVALDVQRAVARKDAVCAGLDFMTLSTWMGFFSKEPLANVVGNEAEWMIWAILRRTGPESFREAPGHERLKNYLKGKTDRDIYALARRISGLFVSYATYRLDWIFSWLGLHAEAMKGVESDENRRREDRALEAHPDWAWQRDLWGELSKNPRWQGRRFLEAFPGTLARIENVRPDERRLTFEDGRAVAMPGALHVFVPFVVPPLMLPILKAYATSGREIWFYLLNPSSEYWFDLVPRRLFAVRGDEHREIGHPILADNGRSTRANIDRLWRFTQSDDRNAQAEDSAADEGGPDTIRAIDRTRTTYDAFMARYFRRPQDLEVETDVEMQSYYLEANDPRLLRRIQDSILLLDPTRVTHDAKTGEAFPELLAADDDSVRFAAAPTAVRELEGLAEWLQTLFESTRNDDEPLTPDDVLVVTPDISALLPLVERVFGSLPAGRRIEWRATGMRAVEADSPGETLLELGRLLTGRVRSEALLAWLSLPLVARRYGFAVEDLSILSDWLKAAGFRFGLSDEHLAAIDPATYGTVKDMTLARAVERLALGYFLPDAAKSPWGDVIPVRGSEADGWVSVVDRPELLEALARAAADLEAFRRRTEGEHEPAVWVEWMTDALTVFFPSDATGLFAPLRTAIVQLAGEMETADEVEPIRVSFELFLSALAGRVEGTASAGKPTHCVTFTSMTALRGLPYKVIALVGLNDDCAFPGTTRREEFDLMGAAPRRGDRDSRIDNRNAFLDLLLAARSRFYVSYVAGTGTAERLPSVVAEELRAWILSLEEDDERLKTLSARLTKRIPLNRYSPDAFLAPSDTRGPGWRSHDAALLAALRAADACEYRADERAFADTGLEIVGEWRREGLPSTLLKAWWAKPATTTLSLCDVRYPKLSETEPLSMFTPSDGLSKWQRKDEALGALLAGETLESIRERWALDGRFGAAGIREWSVEDELDTAESVASRWRTTVSGLEKLDDPAVSVKLASGLTIEHRQGDLYRTKEGGLKAVRRAVSEAKITSGAFFKLLIDHAICRAAGMELDTVVVCPPAAEKKPTKTTRSKPKAPPPGADGLLKMPNFTPAEAKVLLEALASPLLALERRAAQGADDAPFVFGLDAKSKRIEEVAGGAATRILWRGEDAGEAQRRRENEIDALKSLAVAGDDPAEVAARLGAFLAAMGLPLGAGADEEPESTN
- the leuE gene encoding leucine efflux protein LeuE; translated protein: MLESIGVVDVGTYALGSLLIVLCPGPNSIFVLKTGITSGPRVALAGACGVFLGDTVLMLATYLGVAAVIAANPGIFFAVKLAGAAYLAYLASRVLWGTWRPVFAHEAGVAVETPGKEAPWRDVLTGVAAFRTALTLSLTNPKAILFFLSFFMPFIDASKGHPALAFLVLALILQFWSVCYMTSLAQIGQPLLKFFGRRPVFGRIGNTIVGLVFYFFAVKLVLG
- a CDS encoding DUF456 domain-containing protein, with the translated sequence MEWLTTFDWFALACWLGAFVLIAAGFAGTVVPAIPGLPMIAGGAWLVGWADDFEKVGWKTIAFLAVLAVIGVAVDSLAQTAGAQRAGASRAGIVGSIIGTVIGMFLGLFGLLFGPLVGAAIGEFWAKRDLLHAGRVGMATWIGMIAGTVLKIALAFTMTGVLLLVYFTA
- the dnaB gene encoding replicative DNA helicase → MSDFNDEAAAVRRPPQSIQSEQSILGGLMIENSALDSIVDVISPDDFCRRDHKLIYEHIMKIVQLGQPADCVTVFEALKSSGLDAEVGGFAYLAELANNATSAANIRRYAEIVHDKAVLRQLIVVGDKMVTNALAPEGRETRDILDEAEKDVLAINERNSRTQKGFRSMSNLVRDVSERIIELYNNRSSSDVTGVSTGYRNLDNVTAGLQRGDLIILAGRPSMGKTSLALNIAENVGINQELPVAVFSMEMGSEQLAQRLISSVGRIDAQNLRKGHLSDEEWDKFTAAVHRLENKPVYIDDTPGLTISELSSRARRLVNQAGPLGLIVVDYIQLMQGQGRRDSDNRAQELSEISRGLKGLAKELSVPVIVLSQLNRSVDSRSDRRPMMSDLRESGAIEQDADIIMFIYRDVVYNKDTPDKNTAEIIIAKQRNGPIGTLRMTFMGGNTRFEPTADEGYWGGIES